One genomic region from Uloborus diversus isolate 005 chromosome 2, Udiv.v.3.1, whole genome shotgun sequence encodes:
- the LOC129216677 gene encoding monocarboxylate transporter 13-like, whose translation MDGPDGGGAWFVALSACLINFIMAGLGRMAGIIYIAFMDRYRTDRQGAATPFAVRSSTRSLLGPAVGILGQKYGVRAVTVTGGVIGTLGAAACFFAPDMIWVSILWGGINGLGTALTTTLPLVVIEQYFKKHRTTASGMAFSGGCIGAFLFPALLEKLLLSYGLEGTFLILAGIVMHTIPAAMILRKPPWLRKGKQNKNGTHKPLHKKNSDVYEGLKPCDSYRGAIDGLENDINTDCLKQNVDTIVQLLKLDIFSKHSSQRNLVADLTTNGFCSSEIMDILKDIERLYFHSQAPDSEQFLKPGDSPVRNNIRNRLLVAEIRCKKSQSFHLDDKPEKFQTICTNVSTPDISKIQRKPIDPCILLRIKELCNTNESKILSLYPECRRKEISLLLKEIRKLNKLSCSEEKQSFLTGSFCDISGETLMPVNTADKTNAMTLSIDNHPNTFRSHFKTALKLHKNPLFLLICVCRAVHFITFVPTVTVIVDFSIDQGLPADEGKYVIGALSAGDLLGRLCLGWITDYGFIGLPKYMMFVMILQGMSTASLPMMHDRNSLYANLVVFGALQGSIFIRHSICISKYLESHEQSIAMGCMNFFSGLLGFLLPLYIGYFRDTIESYDCIFFINGCIGFLVGLLWIFVPSLLKANAMENKDVPEAV comes from the exons ATGGATGGTCCGGACGGTGGCGGAGCTTGGTTCGTGGCGCTTTCAGCTTGCCTGATCAACTTCATAATGGCCGGACTGGGCCGGATGGCCGGCATCATTTACATCGCCTTCATGGATCGCTACCGGACGGACAGACAGGGCGCGGCCACGCCCTTCGCCGTGCGATCCTCGACAAGGAGCCTGCTTG GTCCTGCAGTGGGCATCCTGGGCCAAAAGTATGGCGTCCGAGCTGTAACGGTGACTGGAGGAGTTATTGGTACACTTGGAGCAGCGGCGTGTTTCTTTGCTCCTGACATGATTTGGGTCAGCATCCTTTGGGGAGGAATTAACG GTCTAGGCACTGCTTTGACTACTACTCTTCCGCTAGTGGTGATAGAACAATACTTCAAGAAACATCGGACAACCGCTTCAGGGATGGCTTTCTCAGGAGGTTGCATTGGTGCTTTTCTGTTCCCTGCACTGCTAGAGAAGCTGCTTCTCTCTTATGGACTTGAAGGGACCTTCCTCATTCTCGCCGGAATCGTCATGCACACTATACCAGCTGCCATGATCTTGCGCAAGCCACCATGGCTGAGGAAAGGCAAGCAGAATAAGAATGGCACACACAAGCCTCTTCATAAAAAGAACTCTGATGTTTATGAAGGCTTAAAGCCGTGCGACTCTTACAGAGGTGCAATTGATGGACTTGAGAACGACATCAATACAGATTGCCTCAAGCAGAACGTAGACACTATAGTACAGTTGTTGAAGCTCGATATATTCTCTAAACATTCTTCTCAACGCAATCTTGTAGCAGATTTAACCACGAATGGATTCTGTTCTTCAGAAATCATGGACATTTTGAAGGATATCGAGCGTTTGTATTTTCATTCGCAAGCACCTGACTCAGAACAGTTTTTGAAGCCAGGAGATAGTCCCGTTCGAAACAACATCCGAAATCGCTTGTTGGTGGCAGAAATCAGATGTAAGAAAAGTCAGAGCTTCCACTTGGATGACAAaccagaaaaatttcaaactatttgcACAAATGTGTCGACGccagatatttcaaaaattcagcGTAAGCCCATAGATCCGTGCATTTTACTGAGGATAAAAGAACTATGTAACACGaatgaaagcaaaattttgtCTCTGTACCCAGAATGCAGGAGAAAAGAAATTTCTCTTCTACTGAAGGAAATTCGAAAGTTGAATAAGTTGAGCTGCTCAGAAGAGAAACAAAGTTTCTTGACTGGGTCTTTTTGTGACATTTCTGGTGAGACGTTGATGCCTGTTAATACAGCAGATAAAACTAATGCAATGACGCTAAGCATCGACAATCACCCCAACACATTTCGTAGTCATTTCAAAACTGCACTGAAATTGCACAAGAATCCTCTTTTCTTGCTGATTTGCGTTTGTCGCGCAGTCCACTTCATAACTTTCGTGCCAACGGTGACTGTCATAGTCGACTTCTCAATAGATCAAGGTCTTCCTGCTGACGAGGGGAAATACGTCATTGGAGCACTGTCTGCGGGAGATCTGTTAGGACGTTTGTGCCTAGGGTGGATTACCGATTATGGATTCATCGGTTTGCCCAAATACATGATGTTTGTGATGATTTTGCAGGGTATGAGCACGGCATCTTTGCCGATGATGCACGATCGCAATTCTCTCTACGCGAATTTGGTAGTGTTCGGTGCCTTGCAAGGATCCATATTTATCAGGCATTCTATTTGCATTTCCAAGTATTTGGAAAGCCACGAGCAGTCTATAGCCATGGGATGCATGAACTTCTTTTCTGGGCTCCTCGGGTTTCTTCTCCCGCTTTATATTG GTTATTTCCGGGACACCATTGAATCCTACGACTGCATTTTCTTCATCAACGGTTGCATTGGTTTCTTAGTTGGATTGCTTTGGATTTTTGTACCTTCCTTACTAAAAGCAAATGCTATGGAGAACAAAGATGTACCCGAAGCAGTTTGA